A single genomic interval of Oceanithermus profundus DSM 14977 harbors:
- a CDS encoding AbrB/MazE/SpoVT family DNA-binding domain-containing protein: MAYKVGPKGQVVIAKEARERLGVRPGWIAVQRLVGDHLEVYFFPPPHERSLKGRLAGRTERKLSENELRRAREKAWTEER; this comes from the coding sequence ATGGCTTATAAGGTAGGACCCAAGGGCCAGGTGGTCATCGCCAAGGAAGCGCGCGAGCGGCTGGGCGTCCGCCCCGGCTGGATCGCGGTGCAACGCCTCGTGGGCGACCACCTGGAGGTCTATTTCTTCCCGCCACCCCACGAGCGCTCCCTCAAGGGCCGCCTGGCGGGCAGGACGGAGCGTAAACTCTCCGAAAACGAGCTGCGGCGAGCGCGCGAAAAGGCCTGGACGGAAGAGCGGTGA
- a CDS encoding uracil-DNA glycosylase, whose protein sequence is MAGVTPERLEDLYRELAACRRCERLVAWREEVGRKKRRAFRAETYWARPVPGFGDPNARLLIFGLAPGAHGSNRTGRMFTGDASGDFLYPALWRAGLASRPRSERPGDGLELRGAYITAAVRCAPPGNKPTRAEFAACSAWTARELALLPELRVYLALGRLAHDALLEHHGLVKARFPFAHGAEHALPDGRVLLDSYHVSRQNTQTGRLTAAMFDEVLARAKALAELA, encoded by the coding sequence ATGGCGGGCGTGACGCCGGAGCGTCTGGAAGACCTCTACCGCGAGCTGGCCGCCTGCCGCCGCTGCGAGCGGCTCGTGGCCTGGCGCGAGGAGGTGGGGCGGAAGAAACGCCGGGCCTTCCGGGCCGAGACCTACTGGGCCCGACCGGTTCCCGGTTTCGGCGACCCGAACGCGCGCCTCCTGATCTTCGGCCTGGCGCCGGGCGCCCACGGCTCCAACCGCACCGGACGCATGTTCACCGGCGACGCCTCGGGCGACTTCCTCTACCCCGCCCTGTGGCGGGCCGGGCTCGCCAGCCGGCCCCGCTCGGAGCGCCCGGGCGACGGGCTCGAGCTCCGCGGGGCCTACATCACCGCGGCGGTGCGCTGCGCACCCCCGGGCAACAAGCCCACCCGCGCCGAGTTCGCCGCCTGCAGCGCCTGGACCGCGCGGGAGCTGGCGCTGCTGCCGGAGCTCAGGGTCTACCTGGCCCTGGGCCGGCTGGCCCACGACGCGCTGCTCGAGCACCACGGTCTGGTGAAGGCGCGCTTTCCCTTCGCCCACGGCGCGGAACACGCCCTCCCGGATGGACGGGTGCTGCTCGACAGCTACCACGTGAGCCGCCAGAACACCCAGACCGGCCGGCTCACCGCGGCCATGTTCGACGAGGTCCTTGCCCGCGCGAAGGCGCTCGCGGAGCTGGCGTAG
- a CDS encoding acyl-CoA dehydrogenase family protein, which yields MALDFSLTDEQKQLQQLARRFAREQVAPRAAEYDQSEKVPWELVEQLYEIGLLNISVPEEAGGLGLGLVEEVIIGEELGWADMGFYTIPMASELGITPILIAGTEEQKKRFLGPLAERPSLAAFALSEPGNGSDAAALRTRIVREGDEYVITGTKMWISNAKEADFNVVFATFDPALRHKGVIAIVVENDREGVSFNKIHGKMGQRAAPTYEIVYDGVRVPVENRLGEEGEGFKIAMLTLDKTRIPVAAGSVGVARRALDESAKYALEREAFGRPIADFQAIQFKLAEMKMGLETARMYTYYAAWLADQNDPEHISASAIAKAYASEVAFEAANQAIQIHGGYGYVNDFPVEKLLRDVKLNQIYEGTNEIQRIIIARNILKALR from the coding sequence GTGGCGCTCGATTTCTCGCTGACCGACGAACAAAAACAGCTGCAACAACTGGCGCGCCGCTTCGCGCGCGAGCAGGTGGCCCCGCGGGCGGCCGAGTACGACCAGAGCGAAAAGGTGCCCTGGGAGCTGGTGGAGCAGCTCTACGAGATCGGGCTGCTCAACATCAGCGTGCCCGAGGAGGCCGGCGGGCTGGGTCTGGGCCTGGTCGAAGAGGTGATCATCGGCGAGGAGCTGGGCTGGGCCGACATGGGCTTCTACACCATCCCCATGGCGTCGGAGCTGGGCATCACCCCTATCCTGATCGCCGGGACCGAGGAGCAGAAGAAGCGCTTTTTGGGCCCGCTCGCCGAGCGGCCCTCGCTGGCGGCCTTCGCCCTCTCCGAGCCCGGCAACGGCTCCGACGCCGCGGCGCTGCGCACCCGCATCGTGCGCGAGGGCGACGAGTACGTGATCACCGGCACCAAGATGTGGATCTCCAACGCCAAGGAGGCCGACTTCAACGTCGTCTTCGCCACCTTCGACCCGGCGCTGCGGCACAAGGGCGTGATCGCCATCGTGGTGGAGAACGACCGCGAGGGCGTGAGCTTCAACAAGATCCACGGCAAGATGGGCCAGCGCGCCGCCCCCACCTACGAGATCGTCTACGACGGAGTGCGGGTGCCGGTGGAGAACCGCCTGGGCGAGGAGGGCGAGGGGTTCAAGATCGCCATGCTCACCCTCGACAAGACGCGCATCCCGGTGGCCGCCGGCTCGGTGGGCGTGGCCCGGCGGGCGCTCGACGAGTCGGCCAAGTACGCGCTCGAGCGCGAGGCCTTCGGCCGCCCGATCGCCGACTTCCAGGCCATCCAGTTCAAGCTGGCCGAGATGAAGATGGGCCTGGAGACGGCGCGAATGTACACCTACTACGCCGCCTGGCTGGCCGACCAAAACGACCCCGAGCACATCAGCGCCAGCGCCATCGCCAAGGCCTACGCCAGCGAGGTCGCCTTCGAGGCCGCCAACCAGGCGATCCAGATTCATGGCGGCTACGGCTACGTGAACGACTTCCCGGTGGAGAAGCTCCTCCGCGACGTCAAGCTCAACCAGATCTACGAGGGCACCAACGAGATCCAGCGCATCATCATCGCGCGCAACATTCTCAAGGCGCTCAGATAA
- a CDS encoding electron transfer flavoprotein subunit beta/FixA family protein: MKYVAIIRQVPDGESKIKVDGGRVNLEGATLILDQMDEYAVEQIIRLKEAHGGEAVVVAFGPERTEEAMRTALAMGADRGVLITAEGYVDPVTQAGALAKVLAEEAPDVVFTGGQQADWDSQALGAAVAEALGWPSVTWTTAFELEDGHAKATHDVDEGAEVVRVALPAVFTTQQGLNEPRYPTLPGIMKAKKKEIKKIDAAELGVSGSKVEILEQQIMELERKGKIIDGTKEPAAAAAELIKLLHEEAKVL, translated from the coding sequence ATGAAGTACGTGGCGATCATCCGGCAGGTTCCCGACGGGGAATCGAAGATCAAGGTGGACGGCGGCAGGGTGAACCTCGAGGGGGCCACCCTGATCCTCGACCAGATGGACGAGTACGCCGTCGAGCAGATCATCCGATTAAAAGAGGCCCACGGTGGCGAGGCCGTGGTGGTGGCCTTCGGCCCCGAGCGCACCGAGGAGGCCATGCGCACCGCGCTGGCCATGGGCGCAGACCGCGGCGTGCTCATCACCGCCGAGGGCTACGTGGACCCGGTCACCCAGGCGGGCGCGCTCGCCAAGGTCCTGGCTGAGGAGGCCCCGGACGTGGTCTTCACTGGCGGCCAGCAGGCCGACTGGGACAGCCAGGCCCTGGGGGCCGCGGTGGCCGAGGCGCTGGGCTGGCCGAGCGTGACCTGGACCACCGCCTTCGAGCTCGAAGACGGCCACGCCAAGGCCACGCACGACGTGGACGAGGGCGCCGAGGTGGTGCGGGTGGCGCTGCCGGCGGTCTTCACCACCCAGCAGGGCCTCAACGAACCCCGCTACCCCACGCTGCCCGGCATCATGAAGGCCAAGAAGAAGGAGATCAAGAAGATCGACGCCGCCGAGCTGGGCGTGAGCGGCAGCAAGGTCGAGATCCTCGAGCAGCAGATCATGGAGCTCGAGCGCAAGGGCAAGATCATCGACGGCACCAAGGAGCCCGCCGCGGCCGCCGCCGAGCTCATCAAGCTGCTGCACGAAGAAGCCAAGGTGCTCTAG
- a CDS encoding HD domain-containing protein, which yields MVLVTKKRLIRLAKGFFPALCRPDDTWALARLAPDEAALYRAMDVRDREHNVAVARRLVERWPDAPDCAVRAALIHDAGKAVRPYNVWERVFTALFEHWAPAVEPYPLRGGLAGAWQVRQHHPRYAADRIADPCVARIVGEHHAGTTPWAARLREIDAEF from the coding sequence ATGGTGCTCGTCACCAAGAAACGCCTGATCCGGCTCGCGAAGGGCTTTTTCCCCGCGCTCTGCCGCCCCGACGACACCTGGGCCCTCGCCCGCCTGGCGCCGGACGAGGCCGCGCTCTACCGCGCCATGGACGTGCGCGACCGCGAGCACAACGTGGCCGTGGCCAGGCGGCTGGTCGAGCGCTGGCCCGACGCCCCCGATTGCGCCGTACGCGCCGCCCTGATCCACGACGCGGGTAAGGCGGTCCGCCCCTACAACGTCTGGGAACGCGTCTTTACCGCGCTTTTCGAGCACTGGGCGCCGGCGGTGGAGCCCTACCCCCTGCGCGGGGGGCTGGCCGGCGCCTGGCAGGTGCGGCAGCACCACCCGCGCTATGCGGCCGACCGCATCGCCGACCCCTGCGTGGCCCGCATCGTCGGGGAACACCACGCCGGAACGACCCCCTGGGCGGCGCGCCTGCGGGAGATCGACGCCGAGTTCTAG
- a CDS encoding acyl-CoA carboxylase subunit beta, protein MADNTRAWMEELIAELEERRKQVQEGGGPERIEKQHKQGKLTARERIEKLLDPGSFVELGTFVEHLDTEMMKGVKAPGEGVVTGYGTIDGRTVFVFSQDFTVLGGSLGKMHGRKIAQAMDMAVKVGAPIVGLNDSAGARIQEGVDSLSGYGEVFYRNAVYSGVVPQISAILGPCAGGAVYSPAITDFVLMSRGSSYMFITGPEVIKTVTREEVSFEELGGADVHAKKSGVAHLEGENEEEVLTLIRKILSFLPSSAKEKPPHRPTDDPEDRTAPELLDMVNPDPRRPYNMHEVIRTLVDEGDFLEIHPGWARNIIVGLARLGGQPVGIVANNPRFMAGALDIDAADKAARFIRTMDAFNLPIVTFVDVTGFLPGVAQEHGGIIRHGAKMLYAYAEATVPKITLITRKAYGGAYLAMNSRDMGADVVLAWPTAAVAVMGAEGAANIVFRREIQQSPNPEATRAEKIKEYKERFDNPWIAAGRGYIDDVIPPETTRRHLIRHLRMLEDKHEERPWKKHGNIPL, encoded by the coding sequence ATGGCCGACAACACCCGCGCCTGGATGGAAGAACTCATCGCCGAGCTGGAGGAACGCCGCAAGCAGGTCCAGGAAGGCGGCGGCCCCGAGCGCATCGAAAAACAACACAAACAGGGCAAGCTGACCGCCCGCGAGCGCATCGAGAAGCTGCTCGACCCGGGCAGTTTCGTGGAACTGGGCACCTTCGTCGAGCACCTGGACACCGAGATGATGAAGGGCGTGAAGGCCCCCGGCGAGGGGGTGGTCACCGGCTACGGCACCATCGACGGCCGCACCGTCTTCGTCTTCAGCCAGGACTTCACGGTGCTGGGCGGCTCGCTCGGAAAGATGCACGGCCGCAAGATCGCCCAGGCGATGGACATGGCCGTCAAGGTCGGCGCGCCCATCGTCGGGCTCAACGACTCGGCCGGCGCCCGCATCCAGGAGGGGGTGGACAGCCTCTCGGGCTACGGCGAGGTCTTCTACCGCAACGCCGTCTACTCGGGGGTGGTGCCCCAGATCTCGGCGATCCTGGGCCCTTGCGCCGGCGGCGCGGTCTACAGCCCGGCGATCACCGACTTCGTGCTTATGAGCCGCGGGAGCAGCTACATGTTCATTACCGGCCCCGAAGTCATCAAGACCGTGACCCGCGAGGAGGTGAGCTTCGAGGAGCTGGGCGGCGCGGACGTGCACGCGAAAAAGAGCGGCGTGGCCCACCTGGAGGGCGAGAACGAGGAAGAGGTGCTGACGCTCATCCGCAAGATCCTGAGCTTCCTGCCTTCCTCGGCCAAGGAAAAGCCGCCGCACCGTCCCACCGACGACCCCGAAGACCGCACCGCGCCGGAGCTGCTCGACATGGTCAACCCCGACCCGCGCCGCCCCTACAACATGCACGAGGTCATCCGGACGCTGGTGGACGAAGGCGACTTCCTCGAGATCCACCCGGGCTGGGCGCGCAACATCATCGTGGGCCTGGCGCGGCTGGGCGGCCAGCCGGTGGGGATCGTGGCCAACAACCCCCGCTTCATGGCCGGCGCGCTCGATATCGACGCCGCCGACAAGGCCGCGCGCTTCATCCGCACCATGGACGCCTTCAACCTGCCCATCGTGACCTTCGTGGACGTGACCGGCTTCCTCCCGGGCGTGGCCCAGGAGCACGGCGGGATCATCCGCCACGGCGCCAAGATGCTCTACGCCTACGCCGAGGCCACCGTACCCAAGATCACGCTGATCACCCGCAAGGCCTACGGCGGGGCCTACCTGGCCATGAACTCGCGCGACATGGGGGCCGACGTGGTGCTCGCCTGGCCCACCGCGGCGGTGGCGGTGATGGGGGCCGAGGGGGCGGCCAACATCGTCTTCCGGCGCGAGATCCAGCAAAGCCCCAACCCCGAGGCCACCCGCGCCGAGAAGATCAAGGAGTACAAGGAGCGCTTCGACAACCCCTGGATCGCCGCGGGTCGGGGCTACATCGACGACGTGATCCCGCCCGAGACGACGCGCCGGCACCTGATCCGGCACCTGCGCATGCTCGAGGACAAGCACGAGGAACGCCCCTGGAAGAAGCACGGCAACATTCCGCTCTAG
- a CDS encoding electron transfer flavoprotein subunit alpha/FixB family protein has product MILVVMDHDGNELRKGALEGVSRARKLAEALGGEVAGLVVGPGAEGVAEKAKDYVSKVFVVSGPDWETYTAEKWAKAAHAAAEAAGAKVVVAPASRTGRSWTARLAVKMDAALLEDTLDSWAEEGKVYATKYSFLNRVLEKQAGSLPAVISVKPNTTPLAEPAGAGAVEPLAVELGELEKKVEVLEKIAETGGKVSLTEAEIVVTGGRGMGSAEAFKLIEEFADLLGGAVGATRAVIDAGWRPYAEQVGQTGKTVQPNVYFALAVSGAVQHQAGMNKSKVVVAVNKDPDAPIFKETDYGVVGDVHQVLPAMIEEVKKLKGA; this is encoded by the coding sequence ATGATTCTCGTGGTAATGGATCACGACGGCAACGAACTGCGCAAGGGCGCGCTCGAGGGCGTGAGCCGCGCGCGCAAGCTGGCCGAGGCTCTGGGCGGCGAGGTGGCGGGCCTGGTGGTCGGCCCCGGCGCCGAAGGCGTGGCCGAGAAGGCCAAGGACTACGTGAGCAAGGTCTTCGTGGTGAGCGGCCCAGACTGGGAGACCTACACCGCCGAGAAGTGGGCTAAGGCCGCCCACGCCGCGGCCGAGGCCGCCGGGGCGAAGGTGGTCGTGGCCCCCGCGAGCCGCACCGGCCGCAGCTGGACCGCGCGGCTGGCGGTCAAGATGGACGCCGCCCTGCTCGAGGACACCCTCGACAGCTGGGCCGAAGAAGGTAAGGTCTACGCCACCAAGTACAGCTTCCTCAACCGCGTGCTGGAAAAGCAGGCCGGCTCCCTGCCCGCGGTGATCAGCGTCAAGCCCAACACCACCCCGCTGGCCGAGCCCGCCGGCGCGGGCGCGGTGGAACCGCTGGCGGTCGAGCTGGGCGAGCTCGAGAAGAAGGTGGAGGTGCTCGAGAAGATCGCCGAGACCGGCGGCAAGGTCTCGCTCACCGAAGCCGAGATCGTCGTCACCGGCGGGCGCGGCATGGGCAGCGCCGAGGCCTTCAAGCTGATCGAGGAGTTCGCCGACCTGCTGGGCGGCGCGGTGGGCGCGACCCGCGCGGTCATCGACGCCGGCTGGCGGCCCTACGCCGAGCAGGTGGGCCAGACGGGCAAGACCGTGCAGCCCAACGTCTACTTCGCCCTCGCCGTCTCGGGCGCGGTGCAGCACCAGGCGGGCATGAACAAGTCCAAGGTGGTCGTCGCCGTCAACAAGGACCCCGACGCCCCCATCTTCAAGGAAACCGACTACGGCGTCGTCGGCGACGTGCACCAGGTGCTGCCGGCGATGATCGAAGAGGTGAAGAAGCTCAAGGGGGCCTGA
- a CDS encoding PIN domain-containing protein, whose protein sequence is MSAPPLVDTSVVVRYLTGDVPELAERAARLLDGPEPVALHSIVLVEAAFVLEKVYEVPRAEVVDALVELLQKKNLHLLDLPKEEAVLALLLARPSGRVSYADALLWATAKSHGAERLYTFDERFPADGLEVVQP, encoded by the coding sequence GTGAGCGCGCCTCCTCTGGTGGACACCAGCGTGGTCGTACGCTACCTGACCGGCGACGTCCCCGAGCTGGCCGAGCGCGCGGCGCGGCTGCTCGACGGCCCGGAGCCCGTGGCGCTCCACAGCATCGTCCTGGTGGAAGCCGCCTTCGTGCTCGAAAAGGTCTACGAGGTGCCCAGGGCCGAGGTGGTGGACGCGCTCGTAGAACTACTACAGAAGAAAAACCTGCACCTGCTCGATCTGCCCAAGGAAGAGGCCGTTCTGGCGCTTCTGCTCGCGCGCCCTTCCGGGCGGGTGTCCTACGCCGACGCCCTGCTCTGGGCAACGGCAAAAAGCCACGGCGCGGAACGCCTGTACACCTTCGACGAAAGGTTCCCCGCGGACGGCCTCGAGGTCGTCCAACCTTGA
- the folE gene encoding GTP cyclohydrolase I FolE, with amino-acid sequence MKKRIELEDTGMTFETAYDLEAMSRLARSWLEQIGEDPAREGLADTPGRVARAWAFLTRGYQQSLEEVINGAVFEAEGSEMVVVKGIEFYSMCEHHLLPFFGQVHIGYIPDGKILGLSKFARLVDMYARRLQLQERLATQIAGALMQVLEPRGVGVVVEGAHLCMMMRGVEKQHSTTVTSAMRGVFKEDLKTREEFLALLRSQP; translated from the coding sequence ATGAAGAAACGCATCGAACTGGAAGACACGGGCATGACCTTCGAGACGGCCTACGACCTCGAGGCGATGAGCCGGTTGGCGCGGAGCTGGCTCGAGCAGATCGGCGAGGACCCCGCGCGCGAGGGGCTTGCCGATACCCCGGGCCGCGTGGCCCGCGCCTGGGCTTTCCTGACCCGCGGCTACCAGCAGAGCCTCGAGGAGGTCATCAACGGCGCGGTCTTCGAGGCCGAGGGTTCGGAGATGGTGGTGGTGAAGGGGATCGAGTTCTACTCGATGTGCGAGCACCACCTGCTGCCCTTCTTCGGCCAGGTGCACATCGGCTACATTCCGGACGGCAAGATCCTGGGGCTTTCCAAATTCGCGCGGCTGGTGGACATGTACGCCCGGCGGCTGCAGCTGCAGGAGCGCCTGGCCACCCAGATCGCGGGGGCGCTCATGCAGGTGCTCGAGCCCCGCGGCGTAGGGGTCGTCGTCGAGGGGGCGCACCTGTGCATGATGATGCGCGGCGTGGAGAAGCAGCACTCCACCACCGTCACCTCGGCGATGCGCGGCGTCTTCAAGGAGGACCTCAAGACGCGCGAAGAGTTCCTGGCGCTGCTGCGCTCGCAGCCCTAG
- a CDS encoding tryptophanase — protein MKTIIEPFRIKTVEPIKMTTPAERRTLIERAGFNLFKLPAEDVIIDLLTDSGTSAMSSAQWGALMQGDESYAGARSWYRFERAVKEIFGFEHVIPTHQGRAAERILFSVLVKPGHVVPSNTHFDTTRANIEFAGGRAVDLPAPEAADPASRAPFKGDMDVRALEALIAEVGPERIPVIMLTVTNNSGGGQPVSMANIKAVSRIARTHGIPFYIDACRFAENAWFIKQREPGYADKTPREIAREMFSYADGATMSAKKDAFANIGGFLVTNDGELAAQERDLLILTEGFPTYGGLAGRDLEAIAVGLDEVLEEDYLNYRIVSTAYVANKLDAAGVPVMLPAGGHAVYLDARRFLPHVPPLQYPGQALSVELYVEGGVRGVEIGTVMFGKDPHTGEEKPAHWDLVRLAIPRRVYTQSHMDYVVEAVAQVYQRREEIGGMRIVREPRFLRHFSAEFAWV, from the coding sequence ATGAAAACCATCATCGAGCCGTTCCGGATCAAGACGGTCGAACCCATCAAGATGACCACGCCCGCCGAGCGCAGGACCCTCATCGAGCGTGCAGGCTTCAACCTGTTCAAGCTGCCCGCCGAGGACGTGATCATCGACCTGCTCACCGACTCGGGCACCAGCGCCATGTCCTCGGCGCAGTGGGGCGCGCTGATGCAGGGCGACGAATCCTACGCGGGTGCGCGCAGCTGGTACCGCTTCGAACGGGCCGTCAAGGAGATCTTCGGTTTCGAGCACGTGATCCCCACCCATCAGGGGCGCGCCGCGGAGCGCATCCTCTTTAGCGTGCTGGTGAAACCCGGCCACGTCGTGCCCAGCAACACCCACTTCGACACCACCCGGGCGAACATCGAGTTCGCCGGCGGCCGGGCGGTGGACCTGCCCGCCCCCGAGGCCGCAGACCCGGCCTCGCGCGCGCCCTTCAAGGGCGACATGGACGTCCGGGCGCTCGAGGCCCTGATCGCCGAGGTGGGGCCCGAGCGCATCCCGGTGATCATGCTGACGGTCACCAACAACTCGGGCGGCGGCCAGCCGGTGAGCATGGCCAACATCAAGGCGGTCTCGCGCATCGCCCGCACCCACGGGATCCCCTTCTACATCGACGCCTGCCGCTTTGCCGAGAACGCCTGGTTCATCAAGCAGCGCGAGCCCGGTTACGCGGACAAGACCCCGCGTGAGATCGCGCGCGAGATGTTCTCCTACGCCGACGGGGCCACGATGTCGGCCAAGAAGGACGCCTTCGCCAACATTGGGGGTTTCCTGGTCACCAACGATGGAGAGCTGGCCGCCCAGGAGCGCGATCTGCTCATCCTCACCGAGGGTTTCCCCACCTACGGCGGCCTCGCCGGGCGCGACCTGGAGGCGATCGCCGTGGGGTTGGACGAGGTACTGGAGGAGGACTATCTGAACTACCGCATCGTCTCCACCGCCTACGTGGCGAACAAGCTGGACGCGGCGGGGGTGCCGGTGATGCTTCCGGCCGGCGGGCACGCGGTCTACCTGGACGCGCGCCGCTTCCTGCCGCACGTGCCGCCCCTCCAGTACCCGGGGCAGGCGCTCTCGGTAGAGCTTTACGTCGAGGGCGGGGTGCGCGGCGTGGAGATCGGCACCGTGATGTTCGGCAAAGACCCCCACACCGGCGAGGAGAAGCCGGCCCACTGGGACCTGGTTCGCCTGGCCATCCCCCGCCGCGTCTACACCCAGAGCCACATGGACTACGTGGTGGAGGCGGTGGCGCAGGTCTACCAGCGGCGCGAGGAGATCGGCGGCATGCGCATCGTGCGCGAGCCCCGCTTCCTGCGGCACTTCTCGGCCGAGTTCGCGTGGGTGTGA
- a CDS encoding fimbrial biogenesis chaperone, with the protein MRIRAIAPLLTVLAACIASPAWAQTAVAIDPPAAIFTARPGEEKTASILIANPGAEPTRVRVSLGDWMYQPDGQPVYLDPGSLPESASSWITFSPAEFMLAGREKKIVRYTIKVPEDAAAGTHWSVLFLQGEDPNAQPGANIATFKIRVAHTIYVNVPPIEWDGQILGIAAVPPDEPDQPIAIAIQYANTGNGAYAVTGRLEVRDAGGNVVGEAEIDRTVVLPGATRVLLANFFGPIKKGDYVILAVLNYGSETVDVAGQTVVSLPFDLVKPAPAAKSEPETQQGTP; encoded by the coding sequence ATGCGCATACGGGCGATCGCACCGCTGCTCACCGTTCTCGCCGCTTGCATCGCCTCCCCCGCCTGGGCGCAGACCGCGGTGGCCATCGATCCGCCGGCCGCGATCTTCACCGCCCGGCCCGGGGAGGAAAAGACCGCCAGCATCCTGATCGCCAACCCCGGCGCCGAGCCGACGCGGGTGCGGGTCTCGTTGGGCGACTGGATGTACCAGCCCGACGGCCAGCCCGTCTACCTGGACCCCGGCAGCCTGCCCGAAAGCGCAAGTTCCTGGATCACGTTTTCGCCCGCCGAGTTCATGCTCGCGGGCCGCGAGAAAAAGATCGTCCGCTACACCATCAAGGTGCCGGAGGACGCCGCGGCGGGCACCCACTGGAGCGTGCTGTTCCTCCAAGGGGAGGATCCCAACGCCCAGCCCGGCGCCAACATCGCTACTTTCAAGATCCGGGTGGCCCACACGATCTACGTCAACGTTCCCCCCATCGAGTGGGACGGCCAGATTTTGGGCATCGCCGCGGTGCCGCCCGACGAGCCCGACCAGCCGATCGCCATCGCCATTCAGTACGCCAACACCGGCAACGGAGCCTACGCGGTGACGGGCCGGCTCGAGGTGCGCGACGCCGGCGGCAACGTCGTGGGCGAGGCCGAGATCGACCGGACCGTCGTGCTGCCCGGTGCGACCCGGGTGCTGCTCGCCAATTTTTTCGGACCCATCAAAAAAGGAGACTACGTTATCCTCGCGGTGCTCAACTACGGAAGCGAAACCGTGGACGTTGCGGGGCAGACGGTGGTAAGCCTTCCCTTCGACCTGGTCAAGCCGGCTCCGGCCGCGAAGTCGGAGCCCGAGACGCAACAGGGCACACCCTGA